A genomic segment from Triticum dicoccoides isolate Atlit2015 ecotype Zavitan chromosome 1A, WEW_v2.0, whole genome shotgun sequence encodes:
- the LOC119285717 gene encoding peroxidase 1-like → MASRSLMVALLLAAVAATCARAQLHEKFYSESCPSVEDVVRREMVRALSLAPSLAGPLLRMHFHDCFVRGCDGSVLLDSANKTAEKDAQPNQTLRGFGFVERVKAAVEKACPDTVSCADVLALIARDAVWLSKGPFWEVPLGRRDGSVSISNETDALPPPTANFTVLTQLFAAVNLDAKDLVVLSAGHTIGTSHCFSFSDRLYNFTGMENPSDIDPTLEPQYMMRLKSKCASLNDNTTLVEMDPGSFKTFDTDYFKLVSKRRGLFHSDGALLTDPFTRAYVQRHAIGAFKDEFFADFAASMIKMGNANPLTGGQGEIRSKCSVVNH, encoded by the exons ATGGCGTCGAGGTCTTTGATGGTGGCGCTCCTgctcgcggcggtggcggcgacgtgCGCGCGGGCGCAGCTGCACGAGAAGTTCTACAGCGAGTCGTGCCCCAGCGTGGAGGACGTCGTGAGGAGGGAGATGGTGAGGGCGCTGTCCCTGGCGCCCAGCCTCGCCGGGCCGCTCCTCAGGATGCacttccacgactgcttcgtcaGG GGGTGCGACGGGTCTGTTCTGCTGGACTCGGCGAACAAGACAGCGGAGAAGGACGCACAGCCGAACCAGACGCTGCGAGGCTTCGGCTTCGTCGAGAGGGTGAAGGCCGCCGTGGAGAAGGCCTGCCCCGACaccgtctcctgcgccgacgtGCTCGCCCTCATTGCCAGGGACGCGGTCTGGCTG AGCAAGGGGCCATTCTGGGAAGTTCCCCTCGGCCGGAGAGACGGCAGCGTGTCCATCTCCAACGAGACCGACGCCCTGCCACCTCCTACCGCCAACTTCACCGTGCTCACCCAGCTCTTCGCCGCCGTGAACCTCGACGCCAAGGACCTCGTCGTCCTCTCCGCCGGGCACACGATCGGgacgtcgcactgcttctccttctCCGACCGGCTCTACAACTTCACCGGCATGGAGAACCCCAGCGACATCGACCCCACGCTGGAGCCGCAGTACATGATGCGGCTAAAGAGCAAGTGTGCCAGCCTCAACGACAACACCACCCTCGTGGAGATGGACCCCGGTAGCTTCAAGACCTTCGACACCGACTACTTCAAGCTGGTGAGCAAGCGGAGGGGCCTCTTCCACTCCGACGGCGCCCTCCTTACCGACCCCTTCACCCGCGCCTACGTCCAGCGCCATGCCATCGGCGCCTTCAAGGACGAGTTCTTCGCCGACTTCGCCGCCTCCATGATCAAGATGGGCAACGCCAACCCGCTCACCGGCGGCCAGGGCGAGATCAGGAGCAAGTGCAGCGTGGTTAACCATTAA